From a single Gavia stellata isolate bGavSte3 chromosome 15, bGavSte3.hap2, whole genome shotgun sequence genomic region:
- the BBS2 gene encoding Bardet-Biedl syndrome 2 protein — translation MLVPVFTLKLNHKILPRMVALGRYDGTHPCLAAATQAGKVFIHNPHARGQRTSTNRMVQSNQESDISLLNINQGITCLASGVLNPQLGYDCLLVGTQTNLLAYDVYNNSDLFYREVSDGANAIVLGKLGDIPSPLAIIGGNCALQGFDYEGTDLFWTVTGDNVRSLALCDFDGDGKNELLVGSEDFDIRVFKEDEIVAEMSETETITALSPMYGSRFGYALSNGTVGVYDKTARYWRIKSKNHAMSIHAFDLNSDGVCELITGWSNGKVDARSDRTGEVIFKDNFASSIAGVVEGDYRMDGSTQLICCSVDGEVRGYLPGGEEMKGNLMDTSAEQDLIRELSQKKQNLLLELRNYEENAKAELNAQLKEADGQRGVIPANTQLQTALSVNLGSDSQSAHVELCISTTNDTIIRAVLIFAEGIFEGESHVVHPSLQNLSSCVRVPLTPPKDVPVDLHIKAFVGYRNSTQFHVFELTRQLPRFSMYALSSSDLATEPLSFVNCTTNERPQRVVMWLNQSFLLPEDAEFQSAPFQVCFTSLRNAGQLCIKIKPGGEISINTDDIDLAGDIIQSMASFLAIEDLQVEADFPAYFEELRKVLVKVDEHHAVNQRLTADMAEHSNLIRSMLVQAEDARLLGDMKNMKTRYIELYDLNRDLINQYKIRCNNHTELLNNLKAVNQAIQRAGRLRVGKPKTQVISACRDAIRSNNFNMLFRIMCVGTASS, via the exons ATGCTGGTGCCCGTCTTCACGCTGAAGCTCAACCACAAGATCCTGCCCCGCATGGTGGCGCTGGGCCGGTACGACGGGACGCACCCCTGCCTGGCGGCCGCCACGCAGGCCGGCAAG GTTTTTATTCATAATCCTCATGCCCGAGGGCAGAGAACAAGCACAAACCGAATGGTGCAAAGTAACCAAGAGTCGGACATTTCTCTTCTCAACATTAATCAAGGGATCACTTGTTTAGCTTCGGGAGTGCTGAACCCTCAGCTTGGTTATGATTGTCTTCTGGTTGGAACACAGACTAATTTATTGGCTTACGATGTATATAACAACTCGGATTTGTTTTACAGAGAG GTTTCAGATGGAGCCAATGCAATAGTTCTTGGAAAGCTGGGAGATATTCCATCTCCACTTGCTATTATTGGTGGAAACTGTGCCCTGCAGGGCTTTGATTATGAAGGAACTGACCTTTTTTGGACA GTTACTGGAGACAACGTTCGTTCATTAGCGCTGTGTGACTTTGATGGTGATGGCAAAAATGAG cttcTTGTTGGCTCAGAAGATTTTGACATCCGGGTATTTAAAGAAGATGAGATCGTGGCAGAAATGTCAGAGACAGAG ACTATTACTGCACTTAGCCCCATGTACGGCAGTCGGTTTGGCTATGCTCTCTCTAATGGGACGGTCGGAGTTTACGACAAGACAGCCCGCTACTGGAGGATTAAG TCTAAAAACCACGCAATGAGCATACATGCGTTTGACCTGAACTCGGATGGTGTGTGTGAGTTGATCACTGGCTGGTCCAATGGAAAG GTTGATGCACGCAGTGACCGAACTGGAGAGGTCATCTTTAAGGACAACTTTGCTTCCTCAATTGCAGGAGTGGTGGAGGGGGATTACAGAATGGATGGGAGCACCCAGTTAATCTGCTGTTCAGTTGATGGTGAAG TCCGAGGCTATCTGCCAGGAGGtgaggagatgaaaggaaacCTAATGGATACAAGTGCTGAGCAGGACCTGATCCGAGAACTTagtcaaaagaaacaaaatctgctGCTGGAATTAAGAAATTATGAGGAAAATGCAAAG GCTGAACTGAACGCTCAGTTGAAGGAAGCCGATGGGCAGAGAGGTGTGATTCCAGCAAACACCCAACTCCAGACAGCCCTCTCGGTTAATCTGGGCTCTGACAGCCAGTCTGCCCATGTGGAGCTGTGTATTTCCACCACAAATG ACACAATCATCCGTGCTGTGCTGATCTTTGCTGAAGGCATATTTGAAGGAGAGAGCCACGTGGTACACCCCAGTCTGCAGAACCTCTCCAGTTGTGTTCGTGTTCCCCTTACTCCACCCAAAGATGTCCCTGTGGATTTGCACATCAAAGCCTTTGTGGGTTACAGGAACAG CACACAGTTCCATGTATTTGAGTTGACAAGACAGCTTCCCCGCTTCTCCATGTACGCCCTGAGCAGCTCAGACTTGGCCACGGAGCCACTGAGCTTTGTTAACTGTACAACGAATGAGAGGCCGCAAAGG GTTGTTATGTGGCTGAATCAGAGCTTCTTGCTACCAGAGGATGCAGAGTTTCAGAGCGCTCCCTTTCAGGTTTGCTTCACTTCCCTTCGTAATGCAGGACAGCTCTGCATCAAAATCAAGCCCGGCGGCGAA ATTTCCATAAACACGGATGATATTGATCTGGCTGGTGACATTATCCAGTCAATGGCCTCCTTTCTGGCCATCGAAGATTTGCAGGTGGAAGCAGATTTCCCCGCATACTTTGAGGAGCTGCGGAAAGTGTTGGTCAAG GTGGACGAACACCACGCGGTGAATCAGAGGCTCACTGCTGACATGGCTGAACACTCCAACCTCATCCGCAGCATGCTGGTTCAGGCGGAAGACGCACGACTCCTGGGAGACAT GAAAAACATGAAGACACGGTACATCGAGCTGTATGATCTTAACAGAGATTTAATAAATCAATACAAAATTCGTTGCAACAATCATACGGAGCTGTTGAATAATCTGAAGGCTGTGAATCAGGCAATCCAGAGGGCTGGGCGGTTACGCG tTGGCAAACCTAAAACACAAGTGATCAGTGCTTGTCGGGACGCAATAAGAAGCAACAACTTTAACATGCTGTTCAGGATAATGTGTGTGGGAACAGCCTCTTCTTAA